From the genome of Nicotiana sylvestris chromosome 2, ASM39365v2, whole genome shotgun sequence, one region includes:
- the LOC104214858 gene encoding purine permease 21-like has product MGETQEKQHHISFEEEADKGADYMANSSNITISQSLTSWRAKYKRWLEIGFNSLLVLICLSVATLLGELYYKEGGKSTWVNSLVQTGGFPVLFPILFLKKREETQDDDNARNNKNPSVWMFLSVYVFLGLLLGGSCMLNAVGLLHLPVSTFSLIAASQLGFNALFSFFLNSQKITTYIANSIILLTISSILLVFQPIDSSSGNGESSKGKSYTIGFICTLFGSAGMALLLSTTERIFRKIMKKRTVRQVMNVVIWQSFFATCAILIGLFATGEWKWMKSEIQEYKLGKVSYVMTLVWTALCWQIYTIGLLNLIMKVSALFANVITTLSVPLIPVLAVIIFDEKMSGVKAVSMILALWGFLSYGYQQYLDELKLKAEKSAEKEESEVSLVERGLSGGN; this is encoded by the exons ATGGGAGAAACTCAAGAAAAACAGCACCACATTTCTT TTGAAGAGGAAGCTGATAAAGGAGCAGATTATATGGCGAATAGTTCAAATATTACTATCTCTCAATCATTAACTTCATGGCGTGCAAAATACAAGAGGTGGCTCGAAATAGGCTTCAACTCTTTATTAGTTCTAATTTGCCTATCAGTTGCTACACTACTCGGCGAGCTTTACTACAAAGAAGGTGGAAAAAGCACTTGGGTGAATTCACTTGTACAAACTGGTGGATTTCCAGTACTTTTCCCAATTCTCTtcttgaaaaaaagagaagaaactCAAGACGACGACAACGCGAGGAATAACAAAAATCCATCGGTTTGGATGTTTTTATCTGTCTATGTTTTTCTCGGTTTACTATTGGGTGGAAGTTGCATGTTGAATGCTGTCGGATTATTACACCTCCCTGTTTCAACATTTTCCTTAATTGCCGCTAGCCAATTAGGGTTCAATGCCCTCTTCTCATTTTTCCTTAATTCCCAAAAAATAACTACTTATATAGCCAATTCTATAATTTTACTCACAATCTCCTCAATTCTTCTTGTGTTTCAACCTATTGATTCCTCTTCAGGCAACGGCGAATCATCGAAAGGGAAGAGTTATACAATAGGATTTATTTGCACACTTTTTGGTTCAGCAGGTATGGCGTTGTTGTTATCCACCACTGAAcgtatttttagaaaaattatgaaaaaacgCACAGTGAGACAAGTGATGAACGTAGTGATTTGGCAATCTTTTTTCGCCACGTGTGCGATTCTCATTGGCCTTTTCGCGACTGGAGAATGGAAGTGGATGAAATCAGAGATACAAGAATATAAGTTAGGGAAAGTATCATATGTTATGACTTTAGTATGGACTGCATTGTGTTGGCAGATTTACACAATTGGACTTCTCAACTTGATTATGAAGGTATCTGCTTTGTTTGCTAATGTGATTACCACATTAAGTGTGCCCTTAATTCCAGTTCTGGCTGTCATTATATTTGATGAGAAGATGAGTGGGGTGAAAGCTGTTTCTATGATTTTGGctctttggggatttttatcCTATGGTTATCAGCAATATCTTGATGAACTAAAGCTCAAAGCTGAAAAATCTGCGGAAAAAGAAGAATCTGAAGTTTcacttgttgaaagaggattaAGCGGTGGAAATTAA